Proteins found in one Candidatus Neomarinimicrobiota bacterium genomic segment:
- a CDS encoding DUF697 domain-containing protein, giving the protein MLKRLVLFIIALFAYLILREMLNFYVLAYTANPYLGYLVLAILISVLVYFVVIPLYRISRLSGDPGPVRKKRKEAELMEMRLQRRMGNKYLKEIGYSNPMVGSLKTRYELSTQELSQRCDEIRRKYVVHLFYSSAVSQYGFIDAILIFSANVNLVKEIFTLYTGRASGRDLWQIMKQIYYSIAIGGSEGVEFAVEELISKMGSDTLKSIPFFDKVMASIASGFTNAVLLSRISLITENYCRMTYIESTRDLSPDPRQILDSTKAIVAEPIRHIKQQLNDIARQKAIDFSRYALNPTRTVIEKALDKFTAQSDAEEAQSVKRSIAIGLNPLKYFSMRRARKSKK; this is encoded by the coding sequence ATGCTAAAGCGCCTAGTCCTATTTATTATCGCCCTTTTCGCATACCTCATTTTGAGGGAAATGCTCAATTTTTATGTACTGGCCTACACGGCGAATCCTTATCTCGGTTACCTGGTTCTGGCAATCCTTATCTCAGTCTTGGTCTACTTTGTGGTCATCCCCTTGTACAGGATCAGTAGACTCAGTGGTGACCCAGGCCCCGTAAGGAAAAAGCGAAAAGAAGCCGAGCTCATGGAAATGCGCCTGCAGCGCAGGATGGGAAATAAATATCTCAAGGAAATAGGGTATTCCAATCCAATGGTAGGAAGCCTGAAAACGCGTTACGAGTTATCAACTCAGGAACTATCTCAACGCTGTGATGAGATCAGGCGAAAATATGTAGTTCATTTGTTTTATAGTAGTGCCGTATCCCAATATGGATTTATCGATGCCATACTCATCTTTTCAGCCAATGTGAATCTGGTGAAGGAAATTTTCACCCTCTATACTGGTCGGGCCAGTGGGAGAGACTTGTGGCAGATTATGAAACAGATTTACTATTCAATAGCTATTGGAGGTTCCGAGGGAGTGGAGTTCGCAGTGGAAGAGCTGATCTCCAAGATGGGCTCGGATACCTTAAAGAGCATTCCCTTCTTCGACAAGGTCATGGCCTCTATTGCCAGTGGTTTTACCAATGCCGTGTTGCTGTCCCGTATTTCATTGATTACTGAAAACTACTGTAGAATGACTTATATCGAGTCGACCCGTGATCTTTCTCCTGATCCCAGACAGATTCTTGATTCCACCAAAGCCATTGTAGCAGAACCTATTCGTCACATCAAACAGCAATTGAACGATATTGCCAGGCAGAAAGCCATCGACTTTTCGCGCTATGCTCTCAATCCTACACGCACTGTCATTGAAAAAGCCCTGGACAAATTCACGGCTCAATCAGATGCGGAAGAAGCCCAGTCTGTTAAAAGAAGTATTGCCATTGGGCTGAACCCCCTGAAATATTTTAGCATGCGCCGAGCTAGAAAATCCAAAAAATAG